In one window of Comamonas testosteroni DNA:
- a CDS encoding amino acid permease, producing the protein MSMIAIGGSIGTGLFVASGATISQAGPGGALLAYMIVGLMVYFLMTSLGEMAAHMPVSGSFATYGAKYVDEGFGFALGWNYWYNWAVTIAVDLVAAQLVMAYWFPGTNGVLWSALFLALMFGLNALSAKGFGESEFWFAAIKVTTVLVFIAIGVLMIFGILQGGAPDGIWGNIANLSTGDAPFAGGFAALIGVAMVVGFSFQGTELIGIAAGESEDPAKNVPKAVRKVFWRILLFYVFAILIIGLLIPYTDPKLLRNDLGDIAVSPFTLVFERAGLLGAAAVMNAVVLTSVLSAGNSGMYASTRMLYALAKQGMAPKLFAQVNTRGVPVRALIATTVIAALCFLTNIFSPEVVYIWLLNLSGMCGFVAWLGIAISHYRFRKGCEVQNYDLNQLPYKAAAFPFGPIFAFVLCLVITLGQNYENLIKDQIDWVGAIATYIGLPLFLAIWFGYKWVKGTKIVKYSEMDLNGSR; encoded by the coding sequence ATGTCGATGATCGCCATCGGCGGCTCCATCGGCACCGGTCTTTTTGTCGCCTCTGGCGCAACCATCTCGCAAGCAGGCCCCGGCGGCGCATTGCTGGCCTACATGATCGTGGGCCTGATGGTCTATTTCCTCATGACCAGTCTGGGCGAGATGGCAGCACACATGCCCGTCTCCGGCTCTTTTGCTACCTATGGCGCCAAGTACGTGGATGAAGGCTTTGGCTTCGCCCTGGGCTGGAACTACTGGTACAACTGGGCCGTGACCATCGCCGTGGACCTGGTTGCAGCGCAGTTGGTGATGGCCTACTGGTTCCCCGGCACCAACGGAGTGCTCTGGAGTGCTCTGTTTCTGGCACTGATGTTTGGTCTGAATGCACTATCTGCCAAGGGCTTTGGCGAATCCGAATTCTGGTTTGCCGCCATCAAGGTCACAACGGTGCTGGTCTTCATCGCCATCGGCGTGCTGATGATCTTCGGCATTTTGCAAGGCGGCGCGCCCGATGGGATCTGGGGCAATATTGCCAACCTGAGCACGGGCGACGCACCGTTTGCAGGCGGCTTTGCGGCCTTGATCGGCGTGGCCATGGTAGTGGGCTTTTCCTTCCAGGGAACGGAGCTGATCGGCATCGCCGCCGGCGAATCCGAAGATCCCGCCAAGAATGTGCCCAAGGCCGTGCGCAAGGTGTTCTGGCGCATTTTGCTGTTCTACGTCTTCGCCATCCTCATCATCGGTCTGCTGATTCCCTATACCGACCCCAAGTTGCTGCGCAACGACCTGGGCGATATCGCCGTCAGCCCCTTCACACTGGTGTTCGAGCGTGCCGGCCTGCTGGGCGCCGCCGCCGTGATGAATGCCGTGGTACTGACCTCGGTGCTGTCGGCCGGCAACTCCGGCATGTATGCCTCCACCCGCATGCTGTATGCGCTGGCCAAGCAGGGCATGGCGCCCAAGCTGTTTGCCCAGGTCAACACGCGCGGCGTGCCCGTGCGGGCATTGATCGCCACCACCGTGATTGCCGCTCTGTGCTTTCTGACCAATATCTTCAGCCCTGAGGTCGTCTATATCTGGCTGCTGAACCTGTCCGGCATGTGCGGCTTTGTCGCCTGGCTGGGCATTGCCATCAGCCACTATCGTTTCCGCAAGGGCTGCGAAGTGCAGAACTACGATTTGAACCAGCTGCCTTACAAGGCAGCGGCCTTCCCCTTCGGCCCCATCTTCGCCTTTGTGCTGTGCCTGGTCATCACCTTGGGCCAGAACTATGAGAACCTGATCAAGGACCAGATCGACTGGGTCGGCGCCATTGCCACCTATATCGGCCTGCCGCTGTTCCTGGCCATCTGGTTTGGCTACAAATGGGTCAAGGGCACCAAGATCGTCAAATACTCGGAGATGGATCTGAACGGCTCGCGTTAA
- a CDS encoding tyrosine-protein phosphatase — MLNFRDVAGADDTSVYRNAAGQPLKRGVFYRSNAVLPSAADAATLGNLGISTAYDLRTTNEAAKDADRLPPWIRYVYMNLFGTVDPVFSPFHTAKETEAAMEEMGRVMVRDAGMRARMGQLLRTMASTADAQLFHCTAGKDRTGWVAALLHTIAGVPRETILNDYLLTNTYTEAWMNATYQQMLAHNGKEAADLYWPLLGVQRNYLEAEFDEAQRGFGSMGRYLSEGLGLGAAELAQLRAKLLG, encoded by the coding sequence ATGCTCAACTTCCGAGACGTGGCCGGGGCGGACGACACATCGGTCTATCGCAACGCTGCCGGGCAGCCACTCAAGCGCGGCGTGTTCTACCGCTCCAATGCGGTATTGCCCAGTGCGGCCGATGCAGCGACGCTGGGCAATCTGGGCATTAGCACGGCCTACGATTTGCGCACCACGAACGAGGCGGCCAAGGACGCGGACCGTCTGCCGCCGTGGATCCGCTATGTGTATATGAACCTCTTCGGCACGGTCGACCCGGTGTTCTCGCCCTTTCATACGGCCAAGGAGACCGAGGCCGCGATGGAGGAGATGGGCCGCGTGATGGTGCGCGACGCCGGCATGCGCGCTCGCATGGGGCAGTTGCTCAGGACCATGGCCTCTACCGCCGATGCGCAACTGTTTCACTGCACCGCCGGCAAGGACCGTACGGGTTGGGTGGCGGCGCTGCTGCACACCATTGCCGGCGTACCGCGCGAAACCATCCTGAACGACTACCTGCTCACCAATACTTACACCGAGGCCTGGATGAACGCCACCTATCAGCAGATGCTGGCGCACAACGGCAAGGAGGCCGCCGATCTCTACTGGCCCCTGCTGGGCGTGCAGCGCAACTACCTGGAGGCGGAGTTCGACGAGGCCCAGCGTGGCTTCGGCTCGATGGGCCGTTACCTGAGCGAAGGGTTGGGTCTGGGCGCGGCCGAGCTCGCGCAGCTGCGCGCCAAGCTGCTGGGCTGA
- a CDS encoding ABC transporter ATP-binding protein, translated as MLNAQNLELTFNPGTPIETRALRGLSLSIPDGQFVTVIGSNGAGKSTFLNCVSGDQSVDKGRIEIAGIDMTRMPVWSRSKQVARVFQDPMAGTCEDLSIEENMALAHERGNLRGLSKAVKATNRELYRDRLATLGLGLENRLTDRIGLLSGGQRQAVSLLMAALQPSRILLLDEHTAALDPRTADFVLQLTARIVQEANLTTMMVTHSMRQALDVGTRTVMLHQGNVVLDVSGEERSKMDVPDLLHMFEKVRGEKLADDALLLS; from the coding sequence ATGCTGAACGCACAAAACCTCGAACTCACCTTCAATCCCGGCACGCCGATCGAAACCCGCGCCCTGCGCGGCCTGTCGCTGTCCATCCCCGACGGCCAGTTCGTGACCGTCATCGGCTCCAACGGCGCAGGCAAGTCCACATTTCTGAACTGCGTCTCGGGCGACCAGAGCGTGGACAAGGGCAGGATCGAAATTGCCGGCATCGACATGACGCGCATGCCGGTATGGTCCCGCTCCAAGCAGGTGGCCCGCGTGTTTCAGGACCCCATGGCCGGCACCTGTGAAGACCTCTCCATCGAAGAGAACATGGCGCTGGCACACGAGCGCGGCAACCTCCGCGGCCTGTCCAAGGCAGTCAAGGCCACCAATCGCGAGCTGTACCGCGACCGCCTGGCCACGCTGGGCCTGGGTCTGGAAAATCGCCTGACCGACCGTATCGGCCTGCTCTCGGGCGGACAGCGCCAGGCCGTGAGCCTGCTGATGGCGGCGCTGCAGCCCTCGCGCATTCTGCTGCTGGACGAACACACGGCCGCGCTTGACCCGCGCACCGCGGACTTTGTGCTGCAACTGACGGCACGCATCGTGCAGGAAGCCAATCTCACCACCATGATGGTCACGCACAGCATGCGCCAGGCGCTGGATGTGGGCACGCGTACCGTCATGCTTCACCAGGGCAATGTGGTGCTGGACGTCAGCGGCGAAGAGCGCTCCAAAATGGATGTGCCCGACCTGCTGCACATGTTCGAGAAGGTGCGTGGCGAGAAGCTGGCCGACGATGCACTGCTGCTGAGCTGA
- a CDS encoding ABC transporter permease, with product MSLFSILGAIEIGLIFSLVALGVFISFRLLRFPDLTVDGSFPLGGAVCAILISTGTNPWLATLAGTAAGAVAGFITGWLNVKLKIMDLLASILMMIGLYSVNLRIMGGPNVPLINEPTLFTMLQPANIEDYVMRPLIMLGFVIAAKLALDWFFATERGLAIRATGSNARMARAQGVNTGAMILLGMAISNGLVGLAGALFVQTQGGSDISMGIGTIVIGLAAVIVGETILPSRKIIWATLAVVLGAVVYRFFIAAALNIDAIGLKAQDLNLVTAVLVTIALVIPQIKKKLKRK from the coding sequence ATGTCTCTATTTTCCATCCTCGGTGCCATTGAAATTGGCCTGATCTTCAGCCTGGTGGCGCTGGGCGTCTTCATCTCCTTTCGCTTGCTGCGTTTCCCCGATCTGACGGTCGACGGCAGCTTCCCCCTCGGCGGTGCGGTATGCGCCATTCTGATTTCCACGGGCACCAACCCCTGGCTGGCCACGCTGGCCGGCACAGCGGCCGGAGCCGTGGCCGGCTTCATCACAGGCTGGCTCAACGTCAAGCTCAAGATCATGGACCTGCTGGCCTCCATCCTGATGATGATCGGCCTGTACTCGGTCAATCTGCGCATCATGGGCGGCCCCAATGTGCCGCTGATCAACGAGCCCACACTGTTCACCATGCTGCAGCCGGCGAACATTGAAGACTACGTGATGCGTCCCCTGATCATGCTGGGCTTTGTCATAGCGGCCAAGCTGGCTCTGGACTGGTTCTTTGCCACCGAACGCGGTCTGGCCATCCGTGCCACGGGCTCCAATGCCCGCATGGCCCGCGCTCAGGGCGTCAACACTGGTGCCATGATTTTGCTGGGCATGGCAATTTCCAACGGCCTGGTCGGTCTGGCCGGAGCGCTGTTCGTGCAGACGCAGGGCGGCTCCGACATCTCCATGGGCATCGGCACCATCGTCATCGGTCTGGCGGCCGTGATCGTGGGCGAGACCATCCTGCCCTCGCGCAAGATCATCTGGGCCACGCTGGCCGTGGTGCTTGGCGCCGTGGTCTACCGCTTCTTCATCGCAGCGGCCCTCAATATCGATGCCATCGGCCTGAAGGCACAGGATTTGAATCTGGTGACGGCAGTGCTGGTGACCATCGCACTGGTGATTCCGCAAATCAAGAAAAAGCTGAAGAGAAAGTAA
- a CDS encoding ABC transporter substrate-binding protein: protein MKQLSLARMGALALAISAMSGAYAADTKSVAVTAIVEHPALDAVRDGVKDALKAAGYEEGKSLKWQYQSAQGNTGTAAQIARKFVGDKPDAIVAIATPSAQAVIASTKTVPVVFSAVTDPVAAKLVPSWEPSKNNVTGVSDLLALDKQMDLVKQVVPNAKRIGMVYNPGEANSAVVVKELQALLPKMGWTLVTAAAPRSVDVSSAARSLVGKVDVIYTNTDNNVVSAYESLVKVGQDAKIPLVASDTDSVKRGAVAAYGINYRDLGEQTGRMVVRILKGEKPGDIKPEVSTKMELFVNPGAAEKQGVKLSDALIKSAATVVK, encoded by the coding sequence ATGAAGCAGCTGTCCTTGGCCCGCATGGGCGCACTGGCCCTGGCAATTTCCGCCATGTCGGGTGCCTATGCCGCCGATACCAAGTCCGTGGCCGTGACCGCCATTGTTGAACACCCCGCCCTGGATGCGGTGCGCGACGGCGTCAAGGACGCCCTGAAGGCTGCCGGCTACGAAGAAGGCAAGTCCCTGAAGTGGCAATACCAGAGTGCACAGGGCAATACCGGCACCGCTGCCCAGATCGCCCGCAAGTTCGTGGGTGACAAGCCTGATGCCATCGTTGCCATCGCCACGCCTTCCGCTCAGGCCGTGATCGCGTCCACCAAGACCGTGCCCGTCGTGTTCTCCGCCGTGACCGACCCCGTGGCCGCGAAGCTGGTTCCCAGCTGGGAGCCCTCCAAGAACAATGTGACCGGCGTTTCCGACCTGCTGGCCCTGGACAAGCAGATGGATCTGGTCAAGCAGGTCGTGCCCAATGCCAAGCGCATCGGCATGGTCTACAACCCCGGTGAAGCCAACTCCGCCGTGGTCGTGAAGGAATTGCAGGCCCTGCTGCCCAAGATGGGCTGGACCCTGGTGACTGCTGCGGCTCCCCGCTCGGTGGACGTCTCCAGCGCCGCACGCTCGCTGGTAGGCAAGGTGGACGTGATCTACACCAACACCGACAACAACGTGGTGTCGGCCTACGAATCGCTGGTCAAGGTTGGCCAGGACGCCAAGATTCCTCTGGTGGCTTCTGACACCGACTCCGTCAAGCGCGGTGCTGTGGCTGCCTACGGCATCAACTACCGCGATCTGGGCGAGCAGACCGGCCGCATGGTGGTGCGCATTCTCAAGGGCGAGAAGCCCGGCGACATCAAGCCCGAAGTCTCGACCAAGATGGAACTGTTCGTGAACCCCGGCGCAGCCGAAAAGCAAGGCGTGAAGCTGTCCGACGCGCTGATCAAGTCCGCCGCGACCGTGGTCAAGTAA
- a CDS encoding electron transfer flavoprotein-ubiquinone oxidoreductase, protein MTNEEILAQFGPREAMEYDVVVVGGGPGGLATAIRLKQLATEKGQDVSVVVLEKGSEPGAHTLSGAIMDPRALTELIPDWKEKGAPLNQPVTEDAMVFLGEKSSLRTPNWLLPKCFHNEGNYIVRLGFVTKWLAEQAEALGVEIFPGFTAAEVLYNEDGSVKGVATGNMGISKEGEPTGDFQLGMELHGKYTIFAEGARGHLGKQIIAKYSLDANRDPQTYGLGIKELWEIDPKRHKPGMVLHTAGWPMKSDTYGGAFLYHLEDNLVTLGFITGLDYSNPYLSPFEEMQRWKTHPNIRYYLEGDEANGIKPAKRISYGARAITAGGISSLPRFVFPGGALVGCEAGFLNVSRIKGSHAAIKTGMLAAEAAYAAIVAGRQSDELTAYTYAFENSWLYEELWKARNFKAWFKKGLTTATVMNGLEQFVLRGNIPWTLHRNKPDHAYLKPAAECAPIEYPKPDGKLTFDRLSSVFISSTNHAENQPAHLTLKDASVPVAVNLTKFAGPEQRYCPAGVYEFVEDAADAGKQRLQINAQNCVHCKTCDIKDPTQNIVWVTPEGGGGPNYSGM, encoded by the coding sequence ATGACAAACGAAGAGATCCTGGCCCAGTTCGGCCCGCGAGAGGCCATGGAATATGACGTGGTCGTGGTGGGCGGTGGCCCCGGCGGCCTGGCCACTGCCATTCGCCTCAAGCAGCTGGCGACCGAAAAAGGTCAGGATGTCTCCGTAGTCGTGCTGGAAAAAGGCTCCGAGCCCGGCGCGCACACTCTGTCTGGCGCAATCATGGATCCTCGCGCGCTGACCGAGCTGATCCCCGACTGGAAGGAAAAGGGTGCTCCCCTGAACCAGCCGGTGACCGAAGACGCCATGGTCTTCCTCGGCGAGAAGAGCTCCCTGCGCACGCCCAACTGGCTGCTGCCCAAGTGCTTCCATAACGAAGGCAACTACATCGTTCGCCTGGGCTTTGTCACCAAGTGGCTGGCAGAGCAGGCCGAAGCCCTGGGCGTGGAAATCTTCCCCGGCTTCACCGCTGCCGAAGTGCTCTACAACGAGGACGGCTCCGTCAAGGGCGTGGCCACCGGCAATATGGGCATCAGCAAGGAAGGCGAGCCCACGGGCGACTTCCAGCTGGGCATGGAGCTTCACGGCAAATACACCATCTTTGCCGAAGGTGCGCGCGGCCACCTGGGCAAGCAGATCATCGCCAAGTACTCCCTGGACGCCAACCGCGACCCGCAGACTTACGGTCTGGGCATCAAGGAGCTCTGGGAGATCGACCCCAAGCGTCACAAGCCTGGCATGGTGCTGCACACCGCAGGCTGGCCCATGAAGAGCGACACCTACGGCGGTGCCTTCCTCTACCACCTGGAAGACAATCTGGTCACGCTGGGCTTCATCACCGGTCTGGATTACTCCAACCCTTATCTGTCTCCATTCGAGGAGATGCAGCGCTGGAAGACCCATCCCAATATCCGCTACTACCTGGAAGGCGACGAAGCCAACGGCATCAAGCCCGCCAAGCGCATCAGCTACGGTGCCCGTGCCATCACGGCCGGCGGCATCTCCAGCCTGCCCCGCTTTGTCTTCCCCGGCGGCGCGCTGGTTGGCTGCGAAGCCGGCTTCCTCAATGTCAGCCGAATCAAGGGCAGCCATGCCGCGATCAAGACCGGCATGCTGGCGGCCGAAGCGGCATACGCCGCCATCGTCGCCGGTCGCCAGAGCGACGAGCTGACCGCCTATACCTATGCGTTCGAGAACAGCTGGCTCTATGAAGAGCTGTGGAAGGCGCGCAACTTCAAGGCCTGGTTCAAGAAGGGTCTGACCACGGCCACCGTGATGAACGGGCTGGAGCAGTTCGTGCTGCGCGGCAACATCCCCTGGACGCTGCATCGCAACAAGCCCGACCACGCCTATCTCAAGCCCGCCGCCGAGTGCGCCCCCATCGAGTACCCCAAGCCCGACGGCAAGCTGACCTTCGACCGACTCTCCAGCGTCTTCATCAGCAGCACCAATCATGCCGAGAACCAGCCGGCTCACCTGACGCTCAAGGACGCCAGCGTTCCTGTCGCCGTGAACCTGACCAAGTTCGCCGGACCCGAGCAACGCTACTGCCCCGCAGGCGTGTATGAGTTCGTGGAGGACGCGGCCGATGCCGGCAAGCAGCGCCTGCAGATCAATGCACAGAACTGTGTGCACTGCAAGACCTGCGACATCAAGGACCCGACACAGAACATCGTCTGGGTGACACCCGAAGGCGGCGGCGGCCCCAACTACTCAGGTATGTAA
- a CDS encoding acyl-CoA thioesterase, whose translation MKIELPELKKQVYETRFPVRWGDMDAMGHVNNAQYFRYLETARIDWMHGMGLNPDPAGQGPVIVNAFCNFYQQLAYPDEVLLKMFVSDPARTTFETWATMERVTQPGVICAAGGGTVIWVDFPRQKAAALPDWIRSAVTA comes from the coding sequence ATGAAAATCGAGCTGCCCGAGCTGAAAAAGCAGGTCTATGAAACGCGCTTTCCCGTACGCTGGGGCGATATGGATGCCATGGGGCATGTCAACAACGCCCAGTACTTTCGCTACCTGGAAACTGCCCGTATCGACTGGATGCATGGCATGGGCCTGAATCCGGACCCCGCGGGGCAAGGGCCGGTCATCGTCAACGCCTTCTGCAATTTCTATCAGCAGCTTGCGTATCCGGACGAGGTGCTGCTCAAGATGTTTGTCAGCGATCCCGCACGCACGACCTTTGAGACCTGGGCCACCATGGAGCGTGTGACGCAGCCGGGAGTCATTTGTGCCGCTGGCGGAGGCACGGTGATCTGGGTGGATTTTCCCCGGCAGAAAGCCGCTGCGCTGCCGGACTGGATACGTTCAGCAGTCACGGCCTGA
- a CDS encoding dicarboxylate/amino acid:cation symporter — protein MKSNRLTIMVLLAMVLGVVVGYLVHANAATPETAKDIAGYFGILTDVFLRMIKMIIAPLVFATLVAGLANMGDAGSVGRVGGRALGWFIAASFCSLFLGLVFANVLQPGHGLTVELPTNAESLGLKTGALNFKDFITHVFPKNIFEAMATNEVLQILVFALFFGIALGYLNHQKKHMLVDLMEETSHVMLRVTEYVMRFAPVGVFGSVAGTIATHGLGMLLVFGKFLLGFYIALAALWVLLIGAGYLVLGKDVFRLLSLIRGPVLVGFFTASSESTLPKLMEQLEKFGIKPRITGFVLPLGYSFNLDGSMIYTTFLAIFIAQAYGIEMTLTAQLTMLLVLMISSKGIAGVPRASLVVVAAVLPMFGLPEAGILLILGIDHFLDMGRTLTNVLGNAIATAVVAKWEGSEEQESCAELAVEPQMMPEPIRVRA, from the coding sequence ATGAAATCCAACCGCCTGACCATCATGGTTCTGCTGGCCATGGTTCTGGGTGTGGTTGTGGGCTATCTCGTCCACGCCAACGCCGCGACACCGGAGACAGCCAAAGACATTGCCGGCTATTTCGGCATTCTCACCGACGTATTTCTGCGCATGATCAAGATGATCATCGCGCCGCTGGTCTTTGCCACGCTGGTGGCGGGGCTGGCCAATATGGGCGATGCCGGCTCTGTGGGCCGCGTGGGTGGTCGTGCGCTGGGCTGGTTTATTGCGGCATCGTTCTGCTCGCTGTTTCTGGGTCTGGTTTTTGCCAATGTATTGCAGCCCGGCCACGGCCTGACGGTGGAGCTGCCCACGAATGCCGAGAGCCTGGGTCTGAAGACCGGTGCGCTGAATTTCAAGGATTTCATCACCCATGTCTTCCCCAAGAACATCTTCGAGGCCATGGCCACCAATGAGGTGTTGCAGATCCTGGTGTTTGCTCTGTTCTTCGGTATCGCTCTGGGCTACCTGAACCACCAGAAAAAGCACATGCTGGTCGATCTGATGGAGGAGACCTCGCATGTCATGCTGCGCGTGACCGAGTACGTGATGCGCTTTGCGCCCGTGGGCGTGTTCGGCTCTGTCGCCGGCACCATTGCCACCCACGGACTGGGCATGCTGCTGGTGTTCGGCAAGTTCCTGCTGGGCTTCTATATTGCACTGGCCGCGCTGTGGGTGCTGCTCATCGGTGCCGGCTATCTGGTGCTGGGCAAGGATGTCTTCCGTCTGCTGTCGCTGATTCGCGGCCCGGTGCTGGTGGGCTTTTTCACGGCCAGCAGCGAATCGACGCTGCCCAAGCTGATGGAACAGCTGGAAAAATTCGGCATCAAGCCGCGTATCACAGGCTTTGTGCTGCCTCTGGGTTACTCGTTCAACCTCGATGGCTCCATGATCTACACCACTTTCCTGGCCATCTTCATCGCTCAGGCCTACGGCATCGAGATGACACTGACGGCTCAGCTGACCATGCTGCTGGTGCTGATGATTTCCAGCAAGGGCATTGCTGGCGTGCCTCGTGCCTCGCTGGTGGTGGTTGCCGCCGTGCTGCCCATGTTCGGTTTGCCGGAAGCGGGCATCTTGCTGATTCTGGGCATCGACCACTTCCTGGACATGGGCCGTACATTGACCAACGTGCTGGGCAATGCCATTGCCACGGCCGTGGTTGCCAAATGGGAAGGCAGCGAAGAGCAGGAGTCCTGCGCAGAGCTGGCTGTCGAGCCACAGATGATGCCCGAGCCCATTCGCGTTCGAGCCTAA
- a CDS encoding sensor histidine kinase encodes MLAVLPPRLRAVLLILLWLAASSLGGWLGYQGFVKIGLETVVAAGNNRLDLYAASLRREIEKYAFLPDVVALQPEILSLLQSPGDERLQSRANLYLEELSRRAGTLSVYMLDHDGHVLAASNWRRADSFVGENLGFRPYVQQALREGRGRYFGVGTTRGEPGYYLTTTLGQGEMHGVVVVKVGLAQLEQSWASAESPVLVSDENTVVILSNMPAWRFATLLPLDEARRAELEASQKYNRLNLRPLGWRGMSSVTGVRQVSIPDVKDAAADQSAGRFLAQSRPMAGTPWQITVLSPLSVALQLAASRAWVTGALIALMLLLGALLYQRRRHVREQLAAQQALKQANEVLENKVQQRTADLQSANVALQQEVMERMQAETTLRAAQDELVQAGKLAVIGQLSTEVAHELNQPLAALRALAGNSQRFLERGHSEMVQSNLQRMAELTERMGRITGQLRNFARKSAGQPEPVELAKVVDGALSLMEPRIAQSGVMILRQPSDLELSAWCDANRVQQVLINLLSNALDAVQGGNTRCVEIACNRSASWAQITVRDHGPGLSDQAQARLFEPFFTTKPEGLGLGLGLPLSAEIAQAAGGSLTGGNHPEGGAIFTLSLPLVDTRPLS; translated from the coding sequence ATGTTAGCTGTCCTGCCCCCGCGCCTGCGTGCTGTTTTGCTGATCCTGCTCTGGCTGGCTGCAAGCAGCCTGGGCGGCTGGCTGGGCTATCAGGGCTTCGTCAAGATCGGTCTCGAGACCGTGGTGGCTGCCGGCAACAACCGCCTCGATCTCTATGCTGCCAGCCTGCGGCGCGAGATCGAAAAATATGCCTTTCTGCCCGATGTCGTGGCCTTGCAGCCCGAGATCCTGTCGCTGCTGCAATCGCCGGGCGACGAAAGACTGCAGTCTCGCGCCAATCTCTATCTGGAGGAGCTGAGCCGTCGTGCCGGCACCCTCAGCGTCTACATGCTCGATCACGACGGGCATGTGCTGGCCGCCAGCAATTGGCGCCGCGCCGACAGCTTTGTGGGCGAGAATCTCGGTTTCAGGCCCTATGTCCAGCAGGCATTGCGAGAGGGGCGCGGGCGCTACTTTGGCGTGGGCACCACGCGCGGCGAGCCCGGCTATTACCTGACCACTACCTTGGGGCAGGGCGAGATGCATGGCGTGGTGGTGGTCAAGGTCGGGCTGGCGCAGCTCGAACAGTCCTGGGCCAGTGCGGAGTCTCCGGTACTGGTCAGCGATGAAAATACAGTGGTCATCCTCAGCAACATGCCTGCCTGGCGCTTTGCCACCTTGCTGCCGCTGGATGAGGCAAGACGTGCCGAGCTGGAAGCTTCGCAGAAATACAACCGTCTGAACCTGCGGCCTCTGGGCTGGCGTGGCATGAGCAGCGTCACGGGCGTCAGGCAGGTGAGCATTCCCGATGTCAAGGACGCTGCAGCAGACCAGAGCGCTGGCCGCTTTCTGGCCCAGTCCAGGCCTATGGCCGGCACGCCCTGGCAGATTACCGTGCTTTCCCCCTTGAGCGTTGCATTGCAGTTGGCGGCCAGTCGCGCCTGGGTGACGGGGGCGTTGATTGCGTTGATGCTTTTGCTGGGAGCTTTGCTGTACCAGCGACGCAGACATGTGCGTGAGCAACTGGCGGCCCAGCAAGCTCTGAAACAGGCCAACGAGGTGCTGGAAAACAAGGTGCAGCAGCGCACCGCCGATCTGCAGAGTGCCAATGTGGCGCTGCAGCAGGAGGTGATGGAGCGCATGCAGGCCGAGACCACGCTGCGCGCGGCGCAGGACGAGTTGGTGCAGGCCGGCAAACTGGCCGTCATCGGTCAGCTCTCCACGGAAGTGGCCCATGAGCTCAATCAGCCCCTGGCGGCCTTGCGGGCGCTGGCCGGTAACAGTCAGCGCTTTTTGGAGCGCGGTCACAGCGAGATGGTGCAAAGCAATTTGCAGCGCATGGCCGAGCTGACCGAGCGTATGGGGCGTATTACCGGGCAATTGCGCAACTTTGCCCGCAAGTCCGCCGGCCAGCCTGAGCCGGTTGAACTGGCCAAGGTGGTCGATGGCGCTCTGTCCCTCATGGAGCCGCGCATTGCCCAAAGCGGCGTCATGATCTTGCGCCAGCCCTCGGATCTCGAGCTGAGCGCCTGGTGCGATGCCAATCGCGTTCAGCAGGTGTTGATCAATCTGTTGAGCAATGCCCTGGACGCGGTGCAGGGTGGCAATACGCGGTGCGTGGAAATTGCCTGCAACCGTTCCGCTTCCTGGGCGCAGATCACGGTGCGCGATCACGGTCCTGGACTCAGCGATCAGGCACAAGCGCGACTGTTCGAGCCTTTTTTCACCACCAAGCCCGAGGGGCTGGGTTTGGGCCTGGGCCTGCCTCTGTCGGCCGAGATCGCCCAGGCCGCAGGCGGCAGCCTGACGGGCGGCAACCATCCGGAAGGCGGGGCCATCTTCACGCTGAGCCTGCCCTTGGTGGATACTCGGCCGCTGTCCTGA